In Phycisphaerae bacterium, the following proteins share a genomic window:
- a CDS encoding GDP-L-fucose synthase, whose translation MLDLTSGQRIVVTGGAGFLGRAVCAALGRAGVTADQIIVPRRSEFDLIEENAVERMYRQLKPTVVIHLAAEVGGIGANRENPGRFFYANMAMGLHLIEHARRNELAKFVQIGTVCSYPKFASVPFREDDLWSGYPEETNAPYGVAKKALLVMLQAYRTQYGLNGIFLQPVNLYGPGDHFDPASSHVIPAMIRKFVEARAGGAADVVLWGTGSASREFLFVDDCADGIVAALRRYDGPEPINLGTGEEITIQSLADRIRQIVGYEGGIAWDASKPDGQPRRRLDTSRAAQWLDWRSSTSLDDGLRRTIEWYLASIEAPA comes from the coding sequence ATGCTGGATTTGACCTCAGGGCAGCGAATTGTCGTGACCGGCGGAGCGGGGTTTCTCGGCCGTGCGGTGTGTGCAGCGCTTGGGCGGGCAGGAGTTACTGCGGACCAAATCATTGTGCCGCGTCGATCCGAGTTCGATCTGATCGAGGAAAATGCGGTGGAACGCATGTATCGTCAGCTAAAACCGACGGTGGTGATACATCTGGCGGCGGAGGTGGGGGGGATTGGCGCAAATCGCGAGAACCCCGGCCGCTTCTTCTATGCAAACATGGCGATGGGGCTGCACCTGATCGAGCATGCGCGGCGGAATGAGCTGGCGAAATTCGTGCAGATCGGAACGGTTTGTTCCTATCCAAAGTTCGCTTCGGTTCCGTTTCGCGAGGACGATCTCTGGAGCGGGTATCCGGAGGAGACCAACGCGCCCTATGGTGTCGCGAAGAAGGCACTCCTGGTGATGCTTCAGGCCTATCGGACTCAATATGGTCTCAACGGCATTTTCCTTCAGCCAGTGAATCTCTATGGGCCTGGAGATCATTTTGATCCGGCGTCGAGTCATGTGATTCCCGCGATGATTCGTAAGTTCGTCGAGGCCAGAGCCGGGGGCGCGGCCGACGTCGTACTGTGGGGCACGGGGTCGGCAAGTCGCGAATTTCTATTTGTAGACGATTGTGCTGACGGAATTGTCGCGGCGCTGCGGCGTTATGATGGCCCTGAACCTATCAACCTGGGGACTGGCGAGGAAATCACGATTCAATCCCTGGCGGATCGAATTCGGCAGATTGTCGGATACGAAGGTGGAATCGCCTGGGACGCATCGAAGCCGGATGGTCAGCCGCGGAGGCGATTGGATACGTCACGCGCGGCGCAGTGGCTCGACTGGCGTAGCAGCACGTCGCTCGATGATGGGCTTCGGCGGACGATTGAGTGGTATCTCGCGTCGATCGAAGCGCCGGCGTGA
- the gmd gene encoding GDP-mannose 4,6-dehydratase, giving the protein MSKRAFITGITGQDGSYLAEWLLSKGYEVHGLIRRSSTFSTDRIEHLYQDPHVAGVRLMLHYGDLTDGTSLSRLIDEIAPDEVYNLAAQSHVRVSFDQPVYTADTDGLGTLRLLEAIRDVGAKPKFYQASSSEMFGMVREVPQRETTPFHPRSPYGCSKAFAHWQTVNYREAYNLFACCGILFNHESPRRGETFVTRKITRGATRIKEGLQEKLYLGNLEARRDWGFAGDFVRAMWLMLQQDEPDDYVIATGETHSVREFVDEAFGLLGLDPARHVEKDPRYLRPTEVDELQGDSSKAREQLGWAPTVAFRDLVRMMVDHDWRLAKEERVLAAHRGLS; this is encoded by the coding sequence ATGAGCAAGCGTGCGTTCATTACAGGCATCACGGGTCAGGATGGGAGCTATCTGGCGGAGTGGCTGCTCAGCAAGGGCTATGAGGTGCACGGACTGATCCGGCGCTCGAGTACTTTCAGCACGGACCGAATCGAGCATCTGTATCAAGACCCCCATGTTGCCGGCGTTCGACTGATGCTGCATTACGGGGATTTAACGGACGGCACGTCGCTTTCGCGATTGATTGATGAAATCGCCCCGGACGAAGTTTATAACCTCGCCGCGCAATCGCATGTTCGGGTGAGTTTCGATCAACCGGTCTATACCGCGGACACGGACGGCCTTGGAACCCTTAGGCTCCTGGAGGCGATTCGCGATGTCGGGGCGAAGCCGAAATTTTATCAGGCATCAAGCAGCGAAATGTTTGGCATGGTAAGAGAGGTGCCGCAGCGTGAGACGACGCCGTTTCATCCGCGGAGCCCATACGGCTGCTCGAAGGCATTCGCACACTGGCAAACCGTCAACTATCGCGAGGCGTACAACCTTTTCGCCTGCTGCGGCATCCTGTTTAATCACGAAAGTCCCCGGCGCGGGGAGACCTTCGTGACCCGAAAAATCACTCGAGGAGCAACGCGAATCAAGGAAGGACTTCAGGAGAAGCTCTATCTCGGCAATCTTGAAGCACGCCGCGATTGGGGATTTGCGGGGGATTTTGTGCGGGCCATGTGGCTGATGCTTCAGCAGGACGAGCCGGATGATTATGTGATTGCGACAGGCGAAACCCATTCCGTCAGGGAGTTTGTCGACGAGGCGTTCGGTCTGCTTGGGCTGGATCCCGCGCGACACGTCGAGAAAGACCCGCGGTATCTGCGGCCGACCGAGGTGGATGAACTGCAAGGCGATTCAAGCAAGGCCCGGGAGCAACTGGGCTGGGCGCCGACGGTTGCTTTTCGCGACCTGGTCAGGATGATGGTCGATCACGACTGGCGATTGGCGAAAGAGGAACGGGTGCTGGCGGCACATCGCGGATTGTCATGA
- a CDS encoding GDP-mannose 4,6-dehydratase: MIHQAGIAGSSIFVTGGAGFIGSHLCEALLSLGASVTAYDNFDLFYDPAVKRRNVSGCIGHDRFRLVEGDIRDMATTDRALKAARPEIIVHLAARAGVRPSIEDPILYQSVNMHGTTVMLECARKQGIRRFIFGSSSSVYGNNAKVPYSEADAVDHPISPYAATKRSGELLCHTYHHLYGMDVTCLRFFTVYGPRQRPDLAIHKFTRLIDAGMPIPVFGDGGMRRDHTFVGDIVAGVIAAMERCCGYHIYNLGESRPVSLSVLIQSIERALGREAVIDRQPLQPGDVHQTYADVSLAARDLGYEPRTHLDDGLKLFVAWYREVSKLVLRSASN, encoded by the coding sequence ATGATTCATCAGGCTGGCATTGCAGGCTCGTCGATCTTCGTGACCGGCGGAGCCGGGTTCATCGGTTCGCATCTGTGCGAGGCGCTGCTGTCGCTCGGGGCGTCGGTCACAGCATATGACAACTTCGATCTGTTCTACGATCCGGCAGTGAAGCGACGCAACGTCTCCGGCTGTATCGGTCATGATCGCTTTCGGCTGGTCGAGGGTGATATTCGTGACATGGCGACGACAGACCGAGCCTTGAAGGCTGCACGACCGGAAATCATCGTGCATCTGGCGGCGCGTGCCGGTGTGCGACCTTCGATTGAGGATCCAATCCTTTATCAGTCGGTCAACATGCATGGCACGACCGTGATGCTGGAGTGCGCGCGTAAACAGGGGATTCGGCGTTTCATCTTCGGCAGCAGTTCGAGCGTATACGGAAACAATGCAAAGGTGCCGTATTCGGAAGCTGACGCAGTGGATCATCCGATTTCACCGTATGCAGCCACGAAGCGTTCGGGCGAACTGCTGTGCCACACATATCATCATCTTTATGGCATGGATGTGACCTGCCTACGGTTCTTTACGGTGTATGGCCCCCGCCAGCGTCCGGACCTGGCTATTCATAAGTTCACACGATTGATTGATGCGGGCATGCCGATCCCGGTTTTTGGTGATGGGGGCATGCGCCGGGATCATACGTTTGTGGGCGACATTGTCGCGGGCGTGATTGCAGCGATGGAGCGCTGTTGCGGTTATCATATTTACAACCTTGGCGAATCGCGGCCTGTGTCGCTCAGCGTGTTGATTCAATCGATTGAACGTGCATTGGGCCGAGAGGCCGTCATCGATCGACAGCCGTTGCAGCCTGGTGATGTTCATCAGACGTATGCAGATGTGTCACTTGCGGCGAGGGACCTCGGGTATGAGCCGCGGACGCATCTTGACGACGGACTGAAATTGTTTGTGGCCTGGTATCGCGAGGTGTCGAAGCTGGTGTTGCGTTCCGCTTCGAATTAG
- a CDS encoding type II secretion system protein, with protein MTTYRDTPLSTKCSGHSLVELLIVLGIMSALLGVLMPGLGHARSRGTEGRCLNQLREVGLQIHSFAHVNADHVAPVIRQRDFSWTDPDAAGWDIDVGRWSGLPGGPRTIWSCPKESYPYVGNARALGLDNTRTILGGRRHHAGPSVWNEPSRLLIAYDAASRQTIFPNGPADPEEIGQAQWRQIGDVSDEWKEAWPTDTMRPVIEFHSRGDGPHSRKTSSLLFADGHAGLSSSGREHPQAFLWIGDRWWPDKVEVRPYLN; from the coding sequence ATGACAACTTACCGGGACACTCCTCTGTCTACGAAGTGCTCCGGCCATTCACTGGTCGAGTTGCTCATAGTCCTTGGCATTATGTCAGCGCTCTTGGGTGTCTTGATGCCGGGACTGGGGCACGCGCGCAGTCGCGGCACCGAGGGACGCTGCCTGAATCAGCTTCGCGAAGTCGGTCTTCAGATACACTCCTTTGCTCATGTCAATGCCGACCATGTTGCACCCGTGATCCGACAGCGGGATTTCTCCTGGACCGATCCGGATGCCGCCGGATGGGACATTGACGTTGGCCGATGGTCCGGCCTCCCCGGCGGTCCTCGCACCATTTGGTCCTGCCCGAAAGAGTCATATCCATACGTCGGAAACGCCCGAGCCCTAGGGCTCGACAACACGCGCACAATCCTCGGCGGACGAAGGCATCACGCCGGACCGAGCGTCTGGAACGAACCGTCTCGGCTTCTCATTGCATATGACGCCGCATCGCGGCAGACTATCTTCCCAAATGGCCCCGCCGATCCTGAGGAAATCGGTCAGGCGCAATGGCGCCAGATCGGCGATGTCTCCGACGAATGGAAAGAGGCATGGCCGACGGACACAATGCGACCCGTTATCGAATTTCATTCTCGCGGCGACGGTCCCCATTCACGCAAAACGAGCAGCCTTTTGTTCGCGGACGGACACGCGGGACTTTCGTCTTCCGGTAGGGAACATCCTCAGGCATTCCTCTGGATCGGCGATCGATGGTGGCCGGACAAGGTCGAGGTGAGACCTTATCTGAACTGA
- a CDS encoding transposase, whose protein sequence is MGRGKARRKYTKEFDLETVTPCRQPGMSVARVTADPGVPANSLYHWNQELVAHNSHFTKHRPSARRSAIR, encoded by the coding sequence ATGGGTCGAGGAAAAGCCCGTCGGAAGTACACCAAGGAATTCGATCTGGAGACGGTCACGCCGTGCCGCCAGCCGGGAATGAGCGTGGCGCGGGTCACGGCCGATCCGGGGGTGCCGGCCAATTCGCTTTACCACTGGAATCAGGAACTGGTCGCACACAATTCCCATTTCACGAAGCACCGCCCATCCGCACGCCGTTCGGCTATACGGTGA
- a CDS encoding class I SAM-dependent methyltransferase, with translation MSGNESTLERGLNQSLHRSARNRSRSRNHEGTTERPARAHSSGLGGAPIVALPEPDLRLSQDAEWFLVKRDGEWQQVRFHDYAEIYKVHGLYEKIFYRILKCDSPTVVCNALHAELKREGVSPQTLRVFDCGAGNGMVGEQLKKMGVESVVGIDILPEAREAARRDRPSVYLDYFVMDLTAIAAGERQTLSNFRLNCLTCVAALGFEDIPVAAFAQAASLIEVGGWLAFNIKDEFVRDPAKSEFARLIRVAFENGVLEQKSSFRYVHRLATDGKPLEYVTIVARKRGELFSQIPNVTV, from the coding sequence ATGTCCGGAAATGAATCAACCCTGGAGCGGGGCCTGAACCAGAGTTTGCATCGATCGGCTCGCAATCGAAGTCGGAGTCGAAACCACGAAGGCACTACGGAGCGCCCGGCCCGCGCTCATTCTTCCGGTCTTGGCGGCGCCCCGATCGTGGCGCTTCCCGAGCCAGATCTACGATTGTCACAGGATGCGGAGTGGTTTCTCGTAAAGCGAGACGGTGAGTGGCAGCAGGTACGATTTCATGACTACGCCGAAATCTACAAGGTTCATGGGCTCTACGAGAAAATCTTCTATCGCATTCTGAAATGCGATTCGCCGACGGTCGTCTGTAACGCACTTCACGCGGAATTGAAGCGCGAGGGCGTCTCCCCGCAGACCCTTCGCGTCTTCGATTGCGGTGCCGGCAACGGAATGGTCGGCGAACAATTAAAGAAAATGGGTGTCGAAAGTGTTGTGGGAATTGACATATTGCCCGAAGCGCGCGAGGCGGCACGGCGCGATCGGCCCTCCGTTTACCTGGATTACTTCGTCATGGACCTCACGGCAATCGCCGCCGGTGAACGGCAGACCCTTTCGAACTTTCGATTGAATTGCCTTACGTGCGTCGCAGCGCTGGGATTTGAAGATATACCGGTTGCCGCCTTTGCCCAAGCGGCGTCGCTCATCGAAGTAGGCGGTTGGCTCGCGTTCAATATCAAGGACGAGTTTGTCCGCGATCCCGCGAAGTCCGAGTTTGCTCGGCTGATTCGTGTTGCTTTCGAAAATGGGGTACTGGAGCAAAAATCATCCTTCCGATATGTGCATCGCCTCGCAACGGATGGCAAGCCGTTGGAGTATGTCACTATCGTTGCACGAAAAAGGGGAGAGTTGTTCAGCCAGATCCCCAACGTCACCGTATAG
- a CDS encoding winged helix-turn-helix transcriptional regulator has translation MHGTLPEAMLSEQCNQVGRGSLEKVRDIDEMIVAAIRRIIRAIDLNSHQMMDSCGLTGPQLATLRALSRDRASNARDLARLIHVSQATMSGILERLERAGHITRSRNGADRRSVDIVLTAGGREAIAAAPPYLQARFVAELSKLKDWEQTQILATLQRVAHMLNADELEAAPHLITGPECT, from the coding sequence ATGCATGGAACCTTACCCGAAGCAATGCTTAGTGAGCAATGTAATCAGGTTGGGCGCGGGTCGCTGGAGAAGGTCCGGGACATCGACGAGATGATCGTCGCCGCAATTCGCCGCATCATCCGGGCCATTGATCTGAACTCTCATCAGATGATGGATTCTTGCGGTCTGACGGGTCCCCAGTTGGCGACATTGCGGGCCCTGTCCCGCGACCGAGCAAGCAATGCACGCGACCTAGCCCGTCTCATTCATGTCAGCCAGGCGACGATGTCCGGCATTCTTGAACGACTGGAGCGAGCCGGACATATCACGCGATCGCGTAACGGCGCCGATCGTCGCAGCGTCGATATTGTCCTCACGGCGGGGGGGCGCGAGGCGATCGCTGCAGCGCCGCCGTACTTGCAGGCGCGGTTCGTGGCGGAGCTTTCAAAGCTGAAGGATTGGGAACAGACGCAGATCCTCGCCACGCTCCAGCGTGTGGCGCACATGTTGAACGCGGATGAGCTGGAGGCAGCGCCGCACCTTATCACGGGCCCGGAATGCACGTGA
- a CDS encoding ATP-binding cassette domain-containing protein, translated as MIQLRSVCKSFGHHRPILDGIDLHVPAGETTVLLGASGCGKTTTLKLINRMADPTSGLIEINGTDIRSMNVLELRRSIGYVFQGIGLFPHMTIENNVAIIPRLLGHDRDDRRRRARKLLNQVGLKPDRFADRYPQSLSGGQRQRVGVARALAADPAILLMDEPFGALDPISREMLQQQLLRLKSELKKTIVFVTHDLFEAMLLADQIAVMSEGRIEQVGRPTDLVSRPATDFVASLFEKASRSCDLLSRHTQ; from the coding sequence ATGATCCAGCTTCGCTCTGTCTGCAAATCCTTCGGCCACCATCGACCCATCCTGGACGGCATCGATCTGCATGTGCCGGCCGGAGAAACCACGGTGCTGCTCGGCGCGTCCGGTTGCGGAAAGACAACCACGCTCAAACTCATCAATCGGATGGCGGATCCGACTTCCGGACTCATCGAGATCAACGGCACGGACATTCGCTCAATGAACGTTCTCGAGCTGCGCCGATCCATCGGCTATGTCTTTCAGGGAATCGGACTCTTCCCGCATATGACGATCGAGAACAATGTCGCCATCATCCCGCGCCTGCTTGGCCACGACCGCGACGACCGTCGCAGACGAGCACGCAAATTACTGAATCAGGTCGGCCTCAAACCAGATCGCTTCGCGGATCGATATCCGCAGAGCCTTTCAGGCGGACAGCGGCAACGCGTCGGCGTTGCTCGGGCGCTCGCCGCAGACCCCGCGATCCTCCTGATGGACGAGCCGTTCGGCGCCCTTGATCCAATCTCGCGGGAGATGCTCCAGCAGCAGTTACTCCGACTAAAGTCCGAATTGAAAAAGACAATCGTCTTTGTCACACACGATCTATTTGAGGCCATGCTATTGGCCGACCAGATCGCCGTGATGAGTGAAGGCCGCATTGAACAGGTTGGCCGCCCCACTGATCTTGTCAGCCGGCCGGCCACGGATTTTGTCGCATCCTTGTTCGAGAAGGCATCGCGTTCATGCGATCTGCTATCGAGGCACACCCAATGA
- a CDS encoding ABC transporter permease, whose translation MKRKFSRCTSKWLPLLPIVLNTFTGLRQIPCETREAAEGIGMSSEQKLRLVELPLALPVIIAGVRTATVWTVGIATLSTYIGAGGLGDFISRGLARNDAVLTLLGAVPAGLMAVALSFSIRLLERRLRRRLGMSV comes from the coding sequence ATGAAACGGAAATTCAGCCGCTGCACATCGAAGTGGCTCCCGCTGCTGCCGATTGTCCTTAACACATTCACCGGACTCCGGCAGATTCCATGCGAAACGCGAGAGGCTGCGGAGGGAATTGGTATGTCATCCGAACAGAAACTGCGCCTCGTGGAGCTGCCCTTGGCGCTCCCGGTGATTATTGCAGGCGTGCGGACGGCAACCGTCTGGACGGTGGGCATCGCAACACTCTCCACTTACATCGGCGCCGGCGGACTCGGCGATTTCATCAGCCGAGGACTGGCGCGAAATGACGCAGTTCTGACACTTTTGGGAGCGGTACCGGCCGGTCTGATGGCGGTAGCGTTAAGTTTCTCGATTCGTCTGCTCGAGCGCCGACTCCGGCGACGTCTCGGAATGAGCGTATGA
- a CDS encoding putative sulfate/molybdate transporter: MIIVEEHSREPRVRFDRNELAGSFGDVGTDLPLIVAMIAAAGLDGSTVFVIFGLLQILTGIVYGVPMPMQPLKAMAVLVITQRIGADTLLGGGFAIAIIMLTLSLTGALTWLAHVIPRSAVRGVQFGLGLSLASLALKDYVPSLGVSGFILAAVCFVLVVLLWGNRRFPAALPVIGLGLIYACVVTIDWSAVTFPGTMHLPTPRMPSTESIWTGLFLLALPQLPLSLSNAVIATHQTLHDLFPERSVTMRRIGITYGVANVCASIFGGIPVCHGCGGLAGHHAFGARTGGSVVIYGSIYVALGLLLGDAVGSFAAAYPRPVLGVILLFEAVGLMRLISDQAGDRRQMTVALFVGALAFGLPQGFMIGLIVGTGIWYFWRCGVDPSTTKPG, from the coding sequence ATGATCATCGTCGAAGAACACTCACGCGAACCGCGCGTTCGGTTTGATCGAAACGAACTCGCCGGCAGTTTCGGCGACGTCGGGACTGACCTGCCGCTGATCGTCGCCATGATCGCCGCCGCCGGATTGGACGGCTCGACGGTTTTTGTCATCTTCGGTCTCCTCCAGATTTTGACGGGCATCGTATACGGCGTCCCCATGCCGATGCAGCCGCTTAAAGCGATGGCGGTGCTGGTCATCACGCAGCGGATCGGAGCGGATACTCTGCTTGGGGGAGGCTTTGCGATTGCCATCATCATGCTCACGCTCAGCCTCACGGGGGCGTTGACCTGGCTGGCTCATGTCATCCCGCGAAGTGCGGTTCGCGGCGTGCAGTTCGGATTGGGTCTGAGTCTCGCCTCCCTCGCATTGAAGGACTACGTCCCGTCTTTGGGAGTGAGCGGATTCATCCTTGCCGCGGTATGCTTCGTTCTGGTGGTCCTGCTCTGGGGCAATCGACGATTCCCGGCGGCACTGCCAGTGATTGGATTGGGCCTCATCTACGCCTGCGTTGTCACGATCGACTGGTCCGCTGTGACATTTCCCGGGACGATGCATCTGCCGACGCCTCGCATGCCTTCAACCGAGTCGATCTGGACCGGGCTCTTCCTGCTCGCCTTGCCCCAGCTTCCATTATCGCTTTCGAATGCCGTGATCGCGACCCATCAGACTCTGCATGATTTGTTTCCGGAGCGCAGCGTCACCATGCGACGGATCGGGATTACCTACGGCGTGGCAAATGTGTGCGCCTCGATCTTCGGGGGGATTCCGGTCTGTCATGGATGCGGGGGACTGGCCGGCCACCACGCATTCGGCGCTCGAACGGGCGGATCCGTTGTGATTTATGGTTCAATTTATGTGGCGCTTGGCTTGCTGCTGGGCGACGCCGTGGGGTCATTTGCGGCCGCCTATCCGCGCCCGGTGCTTGGTGTCATTTTGCTGTTTGAGGCGGTCGGGCTGATGCGACTCATCAGCGATCAGGCCGGCGATCGACGACAGATGACGGTTGCATTGTTTGTTGGCGCGCTGGCATTTGGATTGCCTCAGGGATTCATGATCGGCTTGATTGTCGGCACTGGTATCTGGTATTTCTGGCGGTGCGGGGTGGATCCGTCCACTACGAAACCAGGATGA
- a CDS encoding helix-turn-helix transcriptional regulator has product MVPDKSLTLDRVFHALAHPARRAILRNLTHEERNLSELAAPLRMSFPAASKHVRVLERAKLVRRRVVGRSHLCRIEPKPLGEVTEWLEGYRQMWEERFDRLDSLLREMQVKEN; this is encoded by the coding sequence ATGGTTCCAGATAAATCACTGACGCTTGACCGAGTTTTTCACGCGCTGGCCCATCCGGCCAGACGTGCCATTCTTCGTAACCTGACGCACGAAGAGCGAAACCTGAGTGAGTTGGCCGCGCCGCTGCGCATGTCGTTCCCAGCCGCTTCAAAACACGTCAGGGTGCTGGAGCGGGCAAAACTGGTGCGCCGCCGCGTTGTGGGCCGATCACACTTGTGCCGAATCGAGCCGAAACCACTGGGCGAAGTCACGGAGTGGCTCGAGGGATATCGCCAAATGTGGGAGGAACGATTCGATCGATTGGATTCGCTCTTGCGAGAGATGCAGGTCAAAGAGAATTAG
- a CDS encoding DUF1801 domain-containing protein — translation MAVRKMILGISPSIREAIKWNAPSFQTTDYFATLNLRKGGTDGAVRLILHTGAKPKNLTMRGAVADPDGILQWLAKDRAMVTIDDSEDLNAKLKPLAEVIRGWISLM, via the coding sequence GTGGCCGTTCGAAAAATGATTCTTGGAATCAGTCCGTCTATTCGCGAAGCAATTAAGTGGAATGCACCGAGCTTTCAAACGACGGACTACTTTGCGACACTGAATCTGCGAAAAGGCGGCACCGATGGTGCGGTCCGACTCATTCTTCACACCGGCGCGAAGCCGAAGAATTTGACCATGCGCGGCGCCGTTGCCGATCCGGACGGCATCCTTCAATGGCTGGCGAAGGATCGCGCAATGGTGACAATCGATGATTCCGAGGACCTCAACGCGAAGCTGAAGCCCCTGGCCGAGGTGATCAGAGGTTGGATTTCTCTTATGTAA
- a CDS encoding DNA alkylation repair protein, protein MPAAKGRKRSARARAGSDHPKASAADSPPVALPDDENVDAIIGNLKRLASRKHRDALARFAIPDKNAFGVPVGRIQSLAMQLKRSAARSDDSLAARHRLAIALWDTGWYEARLLAVFVDEPSFVTASQMDRWAKQFEHWADCDTACFHLFDRTPHAFRKVHAWAARKEEFVKRAAFALLASIALHDKNTDDDVFAECLVLIEREAGDDRNFVKKAVNWALRAIGGRSPALHGYAVSLAQHLAESETPSARWIGKDALRAFRSRAMQSRLNRKARKKSATTRRSS, encoded by the coding sequence ATGCCGGCAGCCAAGGGTAGAAAGCGGAGTGCACGAGCACGAGCAGGATCAGATCATCCGAAGGCAAGCGCCGCGGACAGTCCCCCTGTCGCATTGCCCGACGACGAAAACGTTGACGCGATCATCGGAAACCTGAAACGCCTTGCATCAAGGAAGCACCGCGACGCGCTCGCAAGATTTGCAATTCCTGACAAGAATGCGTTTGGTGTACCCGTCGGCAGGATCCAGTCGCTCGCAATGCAACTGAAGCGGAGTGCGGCACGGTCCGACGATTCACTCGCTGCTCGACACAGACTTGCGATCGCACTTTGGGACACGGGATGGTACGAGGCCCGATTACTGGCCGTCTTCGTGGACGAACCCAGTTTCGTCACGGCTTCACAGATGGATCGCTGGGCAAAGCAGTTCGAGCACTGGGCCGATTGTGATACGGCCTGTTTTCATCTGTTCGACCGCACGCCGCACGCATTTCGCAAGGTTCATGCATGGGCCGCCCGGAAAGAAGAGTTCGTCAAGCGCGCGGCCTTCGCCCTGCTCGCGAGCATCGCACTGCATGACAAAAACACCGACGACGATGTGTTCGCGGAATGCCTGGTCTTGATCGAACGTGAGGCCGGTGACGATCGAAATTTCGTAAAGAAGGCGGTGAACTGGGCGCTGCGAGCCATTGGAGGTCGGTCTCCAGCACTCCATGGATATGCCGTATCGCTGGCACAACATCTCGCGGAGTCGGAGACTCCTTCCGCTAGATGGATCGGGAAAGACGCGCTCCGCGCGTTTCGCTCCCGGGCAATGCAGTCGAGATTGAATCGTAAGGCACGGAAAAAAAGTGCAACGACCAGGCGATCGAGCTGA
- a CDS encoding HPF/RaiA family ribosome-associated protein — translation MRIQVNMDNRIGGTAPKISNFKALVAEKLARFGERITRVEVHLTDANGPQKTGGDDIRCLLEVRLAGLQPVSVTERGNSQDQALRGAVNKMQNLIDRTLGKLEKR, via the coding sequence ATGCGGATCCAGGTCAATATGGACAATCGGATCGGCGGGACAGCGCCGAAGATCAGCAACTTCAAGGCTCTTGTCGCGGAGAAGCTGGCGCGTTTTGGCGAGCGGATCACTCGCGTTGAGGTCCATTTGACGGACGCGAATGGCCCGCAAAAGACCGGCGGCGACGACATTCGATGTCTGCTGGAGGTGCGGCTCGCGGGTTTGCAGCCGGTGAGCGTCACTGAACGCGGCAATTCACAGGATCAGGCATTACGAGGGGCCGTCAACAAGATGCAGAACTTGATCGACCGCACGCTTGGCAAACTTGAAAAACGATAG
- a CDS encoding uracil-DNA glycosylase — MGRHFNAAHGLQTGIGEVELAERRFRLEVIDSKEVKDCTRCGLHAHRTQTVFGVGSPVARIMFIGEGPGADEDASGIPFVGAAGQLLTKMIEFGMGLRREDVYIANVVKCRPPKNRTPLPDEIVMCKDYLLRQIEIIKPEVIIALGAPAAQTLLNTREGITRLRGQWRDFFVSGTSLIGDPIPLMPTFHPAYLLRVPGEKALAWLDLKAVMARLEMFVPS; from the coding sequence ATGGGCCGGCATTTCAATGCCGCGCATGGGTTGCAGACGGGCATCGGCGAAGTGGAACTCGCGGAACGCAGATTCCGCCTTGAGGTGATCGACTCGAAAGAGGTGAAGGACTGCACGCGTTGCGGTCTTCACGCCCACCGCACACAGACGGTTTTCGGTGTTGGAAGCCCGGTGGCGCGGATTATGTTCATCGGCGAGGGGCCTGGCGCGGATGAGGACGCATCAGGCATCCCGTTCGTCGGAGCCGCTGGTCAGTTGCTCACGAAGATGATCGAATTCGGCATGGGTCTGCGGCGAGAGGATGTGTACATTGCGAATGTGGTCAAGTGCCGGCCGCCAAAGAACCGAACGCCGTTGCCGGACGAAATTGTCATGTGCAAGGATTACCTGTTGCGGCAGATCGAAATCATCAAACCCGAGGTAATTATTGCGCTGGGAGCGCCGGCTGCTCAGACGCTCTTGAACACGCGCGAGGGGATCACGCGGCTTCGCGGCCAATGGCGGGACTTCTTCGTCAGCGGCACATCACTGATCGGCGATCCGATTCCGCTCATGCCCACGTTCCATCCGGCGTATCTTCTCCGCGTCCCCGGCGAGAAGGCGCTGGCCTGGCTTGACCTCAAAGCCGTAATGGCCCGGCTGGAAATGTTTGTGCCGTCCTGA